Proteins from one Eubalaena glacialis isolate mEubGla1 chromosome 8, mEubGla1.1.hap2.+ XY, whole genome shotgun sequence genomic window:
- the PODXL gene encoding podocalyxin, translating into MRSALVLSAFLLLLPLSLSQNEVKPIGETAAEESKPDTVPPSSAQNTVKQSTVPPSTDKSVTALETKGSTPTTPNTSRAVPPSAQQSTTAAASGKDEKPATGNSAITTKDSKDSTTTPTTVSTKPETTSSQSGIKSNSAKSGTQSSHGVTTSSVITKEGNQAASDLPNLGDTSVITPALPSLPTPASTHQPSTVPVTSVPVTSEPAGSSSEGPNKITAATSSGTMAGPTFTTQGTLTTLTPWVTSQGTQHTSSKTPAVTGTSGALQPTGFSSGPGTTSPARGPTSSNTHLESTAPQGSSIPSPTSVISAGVGQIQCDSPEKLNEKMLVLNISKTDVSKTNICNATASNDKLVTLLCRAAKASFNPAQDQCHIQLAPVPEIQAVAIKQITICTNLFPTDVYELLKDKWDDLKEVGVNDMQFEGQGPPEETEDRFSMPLIITIVCMASFLLLVAALYGCCHQRLSQRKDQQRLTEELQTVENGYHDNPTLEVMETSSEMQEKKVVNLNGELGDSWIVPLDNLTKDDLDEEEDTHL; encoded by the exons AAGTCAAGCCTATTGGTGAAACAGCTGCCGAAGAAAGCAAGCCAGACACAGTTCCACCATCCAGTGCTCAAAACACAGTCAAACAAAGCACAGTCCCACCATCCACTGATAAAAGTGTGACTGCATTGGAGACCAAGGGAAGCACACCCACAACACCTAACACCTCAAGGGCAGTGCCACCCTCAGCCCAGCAAAGCACAACTGCAGCAGCCAGTGGCAAAGATGAGAAACCAGCCACAGGCAACTCTGCTATAACTACTAAAGACTCAAAGGATTCTACAACCACACCAACCACTGTCTCGACAAAGCCTGAAACCACAAGCAGCCAGAGTGGAATTAAAAGCAATTCAGCTAAATCTGGAACCCAGAGTAGCCACGGTGTGACCACAAGCAGTGTGATCACTAAGGAAGGAAATCAGGCAGCCTCTGACCTTCCAAATCTGGGTGACACCTCAGTCATCACGcctgcccttccttccttgcCCACCCCAGCAAGCACTCACCAGCCTAGCACGGTCCCTGTGACTTCGGTCCCTGTGACTTCGGAGCCCGCAGGGAGCTCCTCCGAGGGACCAAACAAAATTACAGCAGCTACAAGTTCAGGCACAATGGCGGGCCCCACCTTCACGACGCAGGGGACGCTGACCACACTAA CACCGTGGGTTACCTCACAAGGAACTCAACACACCTCCAGCAAGACGCCAGCTGTCACTGGCACCTCTGGGGCTCTGCAGCCTACAGGCTTTTCATCGGGACCTGGGACCACATCTCCTGCCAGGGGACCCACAAGCTCCAACACTCATTTGGAGTCAACTGCCCCCCAAGGCTCCAGTATCCCTTCTCCCACCTCAGTAATTTCAGCAGGCGTGGGACAG ATACAGTGCGATTCTCCCGAAAAGCTGAATGAGAAGATGCTCGTCCTGAACATCTCGAAAACTGATGTCTCGAAAACCAACATCTGT AATGCGACCGCTTCGAATGACAAACTGGTCACACTTTTGTGCCGAGCAGCAAAAGCCTCCTTCAACCCAGCTCAAGATCAGTGCCATATACAGCTGGCACCTGTTCCAGAAATCCAGGCAGTGGCAATCAAACAAATCACTATCTGCA cAAACCTCTTTCCCACGGACGTTTATGAATTGCTGAAAGACAAATGGGATGACCTAAAAGAG GTGGGAGTCAATGACATGCAGTTTGAGGGTCAAGGACCACCAGAAGAGACCGAGGACCGGTTCAGCATGCCCCTCATCATCACTATTGTCTGCATGGCATCCTTCTTGCTCCTGGTCGCGGCCCTTTATGGCTGCTGCCACCAGCGCCTCTCCCAGAGGAAGGACCAG CAACGACTAACAGAGGAGCTACAGACGGTGGAGAATGGTTACCACGACAATCCAACCCTGGAAGTGATGGAGACCTCATCAGAGATGCAGGAGAAAAAGGTGGTCAACCTGAATGGGGAGCTGGGGGACAGCTGGATCGTCCCTCTGGACAACCTGACCAAGGATGACCTAGATGAGGAGGAAGACACACACCTCTAA